A genome region from Candidatus Methylomirabilota bacterium includes the following:
- a CDS encoding AMP-binding protein codes for MGVQAFTVYDLLARGAALHGDAPALIQGPRRWSFRELVARADALAAGLAGLGLAKGDRVCILAQNDAAYVDLYGACARQGVIAYPINWRLTAQEVERVVERAAPKMLVADASTVPVVGEWPRTHRAVAHWYQLGDGAAPGFQPLSSLYRGGAPPPAPDVSGDDPFAVISTAAVDVIPRGAVLTHANLITASLVVAGTMGFTAADRYLVALPLFHITALGNLVTHLHAGGAGVVVARFDAEEAVRLIDEHRVTHVSDFPPVLANLLDAAQKLGSKLPSLKHVSGLDAPPTIQRLHAETQAQFWTGFGQSETSGFVTIQRVVDKPGAAGKPISVCRVRLVDDYERDVPVGTPGEILVKGPVVFQGYFGQPDVTAHTLRGGWHHTGDVGRFDADGWLYYVKRKPEKELIKPGGENVYPAEVEAVIVRMEGVSGVCVYGVPDAKWGEAVKAVVEVRPAGRYTAQQVGDFVGGQIARFKRPSRVAFTETLPRTAEGGVDRDAVKSRWGDD; via the coding sequence ATGGGCGTTCAAGCGTTCACGGTCTACGATTTGCTGGCGCGCGGGGCGGCGCTGCATGGCGACGCCCCGGCGCTCATCCAGGGGCCGCGGCGGTGGTCCTTCCGCGAGCTCGTGGCGCGCGCGGACGCGCTGGCAGCCGGGCTCGCGGGGCTCGGCCTCGCCAAGGGCGATCGCGTCTGCATCCTCGCCCAGAACGACGCGGCCTACGTCGATCTGTACGGCGCCTGCGCCCGTCAGGGCGTGATCGCGTATCCCATCAACTGGCGGCTCACCGCCCAGGAGGTGGAGCGCGTGGTGGAGCGCGCGGCGCCGAAGATGCTGGTCGCCGACGCCTCCACCGTGCCGGTCGTGGGGGAATGGCCGCGCACGCACCGTGCCGTCGCCCACTGGTACCAGCTCGGCGACGGCGCGGCGCCGGGCTTCCAGCCGCTTTCGAGTCTGTACCGCGGGGGCGCGCCGCCCCCGGCGCCCGACGTCTCCGGCGACGATCCCTTCGCGGTGATCTCGACCGCGGCGGTGGACGTGATTCCGCGGGGCGCGGTGCTGACGCACGCCAACCTCATCACCGCGTCGCTCGTCGTCGCGGGCACCATGGGCTTCACCGCGGCGGACCGGTACCTCGTGGCCCTGCCCCTGTTCCACATCACGGCGCTCGGGAACCTCGTCACCCACCTGCACGCGGGCGGTGCCGGCGTCGTGGTGGCGCGCTTCGACGCCGAGGAGGCCGTGCGGTTGATCGACGAGCACCGGGTCACGCACGTGTCCGACTTTCCTCCGGTGCTGGCCAATCTGCTCGACGCGGCGCAGAAGCTCGGCAGCAAGCTCCCGAGCTTGAAGCACGTGTCGGGCCTGGATGCGCCCCCGACCATCCAGCGGCTGCACGCCGAGACCCAGGCGCAGTTCTGGACGGGCTTCGGTCAGTCGGAGACCAGCGGGTTCGTCACCATCCAGCGGGTGGTCGACAAGCCTGGCGCGGCCGGCAAGCCGATCTCCGTGTGCCGGGTGCGCCTCGTCGACGACTACGAGCGCGACGTGCCGGTGGGCACGCCCGGCGAGATCCTCGTCAAGGGGCCGGTCGTGTTCCAGGGTTACTTCGGCCAGCCCGACGTGACGGCCCACACGCTGCGCGGCGGCTGGCACCACACGGGCGACGTGGGCCGGTTCGATGCCGACGGCTGGCTCTACTACGTCAAGCGCAAGCCGGAGAAGGAGCTGATCAAGCCGGGCGGCGAGAACGTGTATCCCGCCGAGGTGGAAGCGGTCATCGTGCGGATGGAGGGCGTCAGCGGCGTGTGCGTCTATGGGGTGCCCGACGCCAAGTGGGGCGAGGCCGTGAAGGCCGTCGTGGAGGTGCGCCCCGCCGGCCGCTACACCGCCCAGCAGGTGGGCGACTTCGTCGGCGGACAGATCGCCCGCTTCAAGCGTCCCAGCCGCGTGGCCTTCACCGAGACCCTGCCGCGCACCGCCGAAGGCGGCGTCGACCGCGACGCCGTGAAGAGCCGCTGGGGCGACGACTGA
- a CDS encoding group 1 truncated hemoglobin codes for MRRKGVIGRGMRVLLLGTLGLAACATMAPEPTLYERFGAVDGVGIPRKGRDAISVVVDRFVANMVADARVNARFKRMAPPAVEKLKSNLSDQICQATGGPCSYYGRDMKDAHKGMGISEAEWSATVENLGRALDQAKVGEREKKELLAALGPMKGEIVGQ; via the coding sequence ATGCGACGGAAGGGTGTGATCGGAAGGGGCATGCGGGTGCTGCTGTTGGGGACGCTGGGCCTGGCGGCCTGCGCGACGATGGCGCCCGAGCCGACGCTCTACGAGCGATTCGGCGCCGTCGACGGCGTCGGCATCCCGCGGAAGGGACGGGACGCGATCTCGGTCGTCGTCGACCGCTTCGTCGCCAACATGGTCGCGGACGCGCGGGTCAACGCGCGGTTCAAGAGAATGGCGCCGCCGGCGGTCGAGAAGCTCAAGTCCAACCTCTCCGACCAGATCTGTCAGGCGACCGGCGGTCCCTGCTCCTACTACGGCCGAGACATGAAGGACGCTCACAAGGGGATGGGGATCAGCGAGGCCGAGTGGAGCGCGACCGTGGAGAACCTCGGCAGGGCGCTCGACCAGGCCAAGGTGGGCGAGCGCGAGAAGAAGGAGCTGCTGGCCGCCCTCGGTCCGATGAAGGGGGAGATCGTCGGCCAGTGA
- a CDS encoding ABC transporter ATP-binding protein — translation MLRLNNVEVAYDRAILVLKGISLEVPEQRIITLLGSNGAGKSTTLKAISGLLKPERGEITTGSVEFAGERIDHRGPEEIVRLGITQVMEGRRVFDDLTTEENLLSGAHTRRGLASIRNDLTAVYEYFPRLAERKGLKAGYLSGGEQQMLAIGRALMARPRLMLLDEPSLGLAPLLVEEIFQIIQRLNRQEKLTVLLVEQNAAMALTIAEHGYVMENGRIVLDGPVTALRENPDVKEFYLGLTEVGARKSYRDVKHYKRRKRWLS, via the coding sequence GTGCTCCGGCTCAACAACGTCGAGGTGGCCTACGACCGGGCGATCCTGGTCCTCAAGGGGATCTCGCTCGAGGTGCCGGAGCAACGGATCATCACCCTGCTCGGGTCGAACGGGGCCGGCAAGAGCACCACGCTCAAGGCCATCTCCGGCCTCCTCAAGCCCGAGCGGGGTGAGATCACCACGGGCTCGGTCGAGTTCGCCGGCGAGCGGATCGATCACCGCGGGCCGGAAGAGATCGTCAGGCTCGGCATCACGCAGGTCATGGAAGGCCGCCGGGTGTTCGACGACCTGACGACGGAGGAGAACCTCCTGTCGGGCGCGCACACCCGACGCGGCCTGGCCAGCATCCGCAACGACCTCACCGCCGTCTACGAGTACTTTCCGCGGCTGGCCGAACGGAAGGGGCTCAAGGCCGGCTACCTGTCGGGGGGCGAGCAGCAGATGCTGGCCATCGGCCGGGCCCTCATGGCCCGGCCGCGGCTCATGCTCCTCGACGAGCCCTCGCTGGGGCTCGCCCCCCTCCTCGTCGAGGAGATCTTCCAGATCATCCAGCGGCTCAACCGTCAGGAGAAGCTCACGGTGCTGCTGGTCGAGCAGAACGCGGCGATGGCGCTCACGATCGCCGAACACGGTTACGTCATGGAGAACGGACGGATCGTGCTGGACGGCCCGGTGACGGCGTTGCGTGAGAACCCCGACGTGAAGGAATTCTACCTGGGGCTGACCGAGGTCGGGGCGCGCAAGTCGTACCGCGACGTCAAGCACTACAAGCGGCGAAAACGGTGGCTCAGCTAA
- a CDS encoding ABC transporter substrate-binding protein: MRLKGWVAGTLAAVLLLGLAVLPAMAADVIRIGGTCDRTGATKNVGVEICPGLTDYIALVNKKGGVLGHKLEYTEIEHGYTVDRGVEAYERLKRDGTVATLDYGTPIVYALTPRHMDDKIPAITPGFGRADSIDGEAWPYIFPMAASYWSQAGAAMKYIRDNGAKKGTKVAYLYFDNPAGREGIPIMETVAKKEGYELRLFAVPPPGVEMGPQVIDITRRFRADWVVGHLFGQAPSVSIKELKRAGFPMSRVVSFVWGAGEANIEAAGWDTAQGYIGMQFTSVGRSLPVIQEIMQKVYKDEGKEVPKYVGGVYYSRGVLNGAILAEGVRLAIQNFGLPVTGDKVRKGFESIKNFDLQGFLPPLTVNPKDHEGGGWVRMYQVKGTEWVPITDWIRGYRDEVMAMVKTANKK; the protein is encoded by the coding sequence ATGAGACTCAAAGGATGGGTCGCAGGAACGCTCGCGGCGGTGCTGCTGCTCGGCCTGGCCGTCCTGCCGGCGATGGCCGCCGACGTGATCAGAATCGGCGGCACGTGCGACCGCACGGGAGCGACCAAGAACGTCGGGGTGGAGATCTGCCCCGGCCTCACCGACTACATCGCGCTCGTCAACAAGAAGGGCGGTGTCCTGGGCCACAAGCTCGAGTACACCGAGATCGAGCACGGCTACACGGTGGACCGGGGCGTGGAGGCCTACGAGCGGCTGAAGCGCGACGGGACGGTGGCGACGCTCGACTACGGCACGCCGATCGTCTACGCCCTCACGCCGCGGCACATGGACGACAAGATCCCGGCCATCACGCCGGGCTTCGGCCGCGCCGACTCGATCGACGGCGAGGCCTGGCCGTACATCTTCCCGATGGCCGCCTCCTACTGGTCGCAGGCGGGCGCGGCCATGAAGTACATCAGGGACAACGGCGCGAAGAAGGGCACCAAGGTCGCGTACCTCTACTTCGACAACCCCGCCGGCCGCGAGGGCATCCCCATCATGGAGACGGTGGCGAAGAAGGAGGGCTACGAGCTGCGGCTGTTCGCGGTGCCGCCGCCCGGCGTCGAGATGGGGCCCCAGGTGATCGACATCACGCGGCGCTTCAGGGCCGACTGGGTGGTCGGCCATCTGTTCGGCCAGGCGCCCTCGGTCTCGATCAAGGAGCTGAAGCGGGCCGGCTTCCCCATGTCCCGCGTGGTCAGCTTCGTGTGGGGCGCCGGGGAGGCGAACATCGAGGCCGCGGGCTGGGACACGGCCCAGGGCTACATCGGCATGCAGTTCACCTCCGTCGGCCGCAGCCTGCCCGTGATCCAGGAGATCATGCAGAAGGTCTACAAGGACGAGGGCAAGGAGGTGCCGAAGTACGTCGGCGGCGTCTACTACAGCCGCGGCGTGCTGAACGGCGCCATCCTCGCCGAGGGCGTCCGGCTCGCCATCCAGAACTTCGGCCTGCCGGTGACGGGCGACAAGGTGCGGAAGGGCTTCGAGTCGATCAAGAACTTCGACCTCCAGGGGTTCCTGCCGCCCTTGACCGTCAACCCCAAGGACCACGAGGGCGGGGGCTGGGTGCGGATGTATCAGGTCAAGGGCACCGAGTGGGTGCCCATCACCGACTGGATCCGCGGCTACCGCGACGAAGTCATGGCCATGGTGAAGACGGCCAACAAGAAGTGA
- a CDS encoding branched-chain amino acid ABC transporter permease: MINRECGVYQTTYEGDMALYPIPLARYSSLGALAALLLVPLVLDSHSMALVNLMTLAAIGAIGLNILVGYTGQVSLGHGAFMMVGSYTAALLTVRLGAPFWLGLPAGGAVAALVGTFFGIPSLRIKGLYLAIATLAGQFIIEWCINHSTWISGGVQSTVYVPTPAFFGWQINSEYRRYYMLLPVAVIAYVAALNLVRSRVGRAFIAVRDRDVAAEIIGVDIFRYKLLAFAVSSFYAGVAGALWTYYLKIANYEHFTLATSVSYLAMVIIGGLGSVLGSVFGAIFITLLPIVLVYVVEGSAAVFGFKYAAIADFLANLRLIIFGALIILFLAIEPEGLYRMWGNVRRYFRLWPFSY; the protein is encoded by the coding sequence ATGATCAATCGCGAGTGCGGCGTGTACCAGACGACCTACGAGGGCGACATGGCCCTCTACCCGATACCGCTGGCCCGCTACTCGAGCCTGGGCGCGCTCGCGGCGCTGCTCCTGGTCCCGCTCGTTCTCGACAGCCACTCGATGGCGCTCGTCAACCTCATGACCCTGGCCGCCATCGGGGCCATCGGGCTCAACATCCTCGTCGGCTACACCGGACAGGTCTCGCTCGGGCACGGCGCCTTCATGATGGTCGGCTCCTACACGGCGGCCCTCCTCACGGTGAGGCTCGGGGCGCCCTTCTGGCTCGGCCTGCCGGCGGGCGGGGCGGTCGCGGCGCTCGTGGGAACCTTCTTCGGCATTCCGTCGCTCCGGATCAAGGGGCTGTACCTCGCCATCGCCACCCTGGCGGGGCAGTTCATCATCGAGTGGTGCATCAACCACAGCACCTGGATCAGCGGCGGCGTGCAGTCCACCGTCTACGTGCCGACGCCGGCCTTCTTCGGCTGGCAGATCAACAGCGAGTACCGGCGCTACTACATGCTGCTGCCGGTTGCCGTCATCGCCTACGTGGCGGCCCTGAACCTCGTGCGGAGCCGCGTGGGCCGGGCCTTCATCGCCGTCCGGGACCGCGACGTCGCCGCCGAGATCATCGGGGTCGACATCTTCCGCTACAAGCTCCTCGCCTTCGCCGTCAGCTCGTTCTACGCCGGGGTGGCGGGCGCGCTCTGGACCTACTATCTCAAGATCGCGAACTACGAGCACTTCACCCTCGCCACCTCGGTGTCGTACCTGGCGATGGTCATCATCGGCGGGCTTGGCAGCGTGCTGGGCTCGGTCTTCGGCGCGATCTTCATCACGCTGCTGCCGATCGTGCTCGTCTACGTGGTGGAGGGCTCGGCCGCCGTCTTCGGATTCAAATACGCGGCGATCGCCGACTTCCTGGCCAACCTCAGGCTGATCATCTTCGGCGCGCTGATCATCCTGTTCCTGGCCATCGAGCCGGAGGGGCTCTACCGCATGTGGGGCAACGTCCGGCGGTATTTCCGCCTGTGGCCGTTTTCCTATTGA
- a CDS encoding branched-chain amino acid ABC transporter permease, translating into MGFFFDLFVNGLMNGAMYALVALGFVLIYKATSVVNFAQGELVMFGGYIAAALLSLYHLPLAVALPVLLASMVVLGFVLERGVLRPLVGQNVISVVMVTIGLAQVFQGSAAMVWGAQTKNISLPVRLEPYVIWEIYISPINVVAAVVSGVFLVGFAWFFRKSRLGIAMRAVANDQQAAMAVGINVHVVFAISWAIAGLAAALGGVLWGSMLGVDTQLALVGLKVFPAVILGGLDSVPGAVVGGLIIGAVESVAAGYVDPYVGGGTKDFLPYVLMIVALMIRPYGFFGREIIERV; encoded by the coding sequence ATGGGGTTCTTCTTCGATCTCTTCGTCAACGGGCTCATGAACGGTGCGATGTACGCGCTGGTGGCGCTCGGGTTCGTCCTGATCTACAAGGCCACCAGCGTGGTCAACTTCGCCCAGGGCGAGCTGGTGATGTTCGGCGGCTACATCGCGGCGGCGTTGCTGAGCCTGTATCACCTGCCACTGGCGGTCGCTCTGCCCGTCCTGTTGGCCAGCATGGTCGTGCTGGGGTTCGTGCTCGAGCGGGGCGTGCTCCGGCCCCTCGTCGGGCAGAACGTCATCTCGGTGGTCATGGTCACCATCGGGCTCGCCCAGGTCTTCCAGGGGTCGGCGGCGATGGTCTGGGGCGCCCAGACCAAGAACATCTCGCTCCCCGTCCGCCTCGAGCCGTACGTGATCTGGGAGATCTACATTTCACCCATCAACGTCGTCGCCGCCGTCGTCTCCGGGGTCTTCCTGGTCGGTTTCGCCTGGTTCTTCCGGAAGAGCCGCCTGGGGATCGCCATGCGGGCGGTGGCCAACGACCAGCAGGCGGCGATGGCGGTGGGCATCAACGTCCACGTCGTCTTCGCGATCTCGTGGGCCATCGCCGGGCTCGCGGCCGCCCTCGGCGGTGTCCTCTGGGGCAGCATGCTGGGGGTGGACACCCAGCTCGCCCTGGTCGGTCTCAAGGTCTTTCCCGCCGTGATCCTGGGCGGCCTGGACAGCGTCCCGGGCGCCGTCGTGGGCGGGCTCATCATCGGCGCCGTCGAGAGCGTGGCCGCCGGCTACGTGGATCCCTACGTCGGCGGGGGCACCAAGGACTTCCTGCCCTACGTCCTGATGATCGTGGCGCTGATGATCCGTCCCTACGGCTTCTTCGGCCGCGAGATCATCGAAAGGGTCTGA
- a CDS encoding AMP-binding protein has protein sequence MAELTLPQYLLRNAREFPRRPALREKEKGIWQEWTWADYLAHVRAITLGLVDLGFQRGDKLALLSDNRPEVYAAMVAAQAAGGVPVPVYQDSIAREIQFVIDHADARFVYAEDQEQVDKILDLKAQLPKVEKVIYDDPKGLRHYNDPLLQSLERLEEQGRRIDEERPGLFDELVRATQPRDVALICYTSGTTGAPKGAMISHANLTAAIEGILQIEHYAPTDQMLAYLPPAWIGDSFWSLAGALIVGCTVNCPERPETVLENLREIGPHVVIAPPRIWENLVSTVQVKMGDASWIKRRLFRWLMPAGEEVARRRMEKQPVSLPLRVRNALGEGLVFAPLRDHLGFRRTRYAYTGGAPLGPEIFLFFRALGINLKQVYGQTEAGGVSCVQRDGDIKLGTVGKPFPNTEVRLTEAGEVISRSPCVFSGYYKNPEATAATIRDGWLYSGDAAMLDADGHLIVIDRAKDVTALADGTKFAPQYIENKLKFSPYIKEAVAVGQDRPYVAAMINIDMENVGKLAERRQIAYTTYTDLAQKPEVYDLIGQEVERVNRDLPESTRIRKFVLLHKELDPDDEEVTRTRKVRRSFVAKKYAEIIDALFTDRPSVPVHTIITYQDGRQATMQTELAIRTAGGAREPVAV, from the coding sequence ATGGCAGAGCTGACGCTGCCCCAGTACCTGCTCCGGAACGCCCGAGAGTTCCCGCGCCGGCCCGCCCTCCGCGAGAAGGAGAAGGGCATCTGGCAGGAGTGGACGTGGGCCGACTATCTGGCCCACGTGCGCGCCATCACCCTCGGCCTGGTGGACCTCGGCTTCCAGCGCGGCGACAAGCTGGCCCTGCTCAGCGACAACCGGCCCGAGGTGTACGCCGCGATGGTCGCCGCCCAGGCGGCCGGGGGCGTGCCGGTCCCGGTGTACCAGGACTCCATCGCGCGCGAGATCCAGTTCGTCATCGATCACGCGGACGCCCGGTTCGTCTATGCCGAGGACCAGGAGCAGGTGGACAAGATCCTCGACCTCAAGGCGCAGCTCCCGAAGGTCGAGAAGGTGATCTACGACGACCCCAAGGGGCTCCGCCACTACAACGACCCCCTCCTCCAGAGCCTCGAGCGGCTCGAGGAGCAAGGGCGCAGGATCGACGAAGAACGGCCCGGCCTGTTCGACGAGCTCGTGCGGGCGACGCAGCCGCGCGACGTGGCCCTCATCTGCTACACCTCCGGCACCACCGGCGCCCCGAAGGGCGCCATGATCTCCCACGCGAACTTGACCGCCGCGATCGAGGGCATCCTCCAGATCGAGCATTACGCTCCGACCGACCAGATGCTGGCCTACCTGCCGCCGGCCTGGATCGGCGACTCCTTCTGGTCGCTCGCGGGCGCCCTCATCGTCGGCTGCACGGTCAACTGCCCCGAGCGTCCCGAGACGGTCCTCGAGAACCTCCGGGAGATCGGGCCCCACGTCGTCATCGCGCCGCCCCGGATCTGGGAGAATCTCGTCTCGACGGTCCAGGTGAAGATGGGGGACGCGTCGTGGATCAAGCGCCGGCTCTTTCGCTGGCTCATGCCCGCCGGCGAGGAGGTCGCGCGGCGCCGGATGGAGAAGCAGCCGGTGTCGCTGCCGCTGCGGGTGCGGAACGCCCTGGGCGAGGGGCTCGTCTTCGCTCCGCTCCGCGACCACCTGGGCTTCCGGCGCACGCGCTACGCCTACACCGGCGGCGCCCCGCTCGGGCCCGAGATCTTCCTTTTCTTCCGCGCCCTCGGGATCAACCTCAAGCAGGTGTACGGCCAGACGGAGGCGGGCGGCGTGTCCTGCGTCCAGCGCGACGGCGACATCAAGCTCGGCACCGTCGGCAAGCCGTTTCCCAACACCGAGGTCCGCCTCACCGAGGCGGGTGAGGTCATCAGCCGGAGCCCGTGCGTGTTCTCGGGCTACTACAAGAACCCGGAGGCGACCGCCGCGACAATCCGCGACGGCTGGCTCTACTCCGGGGACGCGGCCATGCTCGATGCGGACGGTCACCTGATCGTCATCGATCGCGCCAAGGACGTCACGGCCCTCGCCGACGGCACCAAGTTCGCGCCCCAGTACATCGAGAACAAGCTCAAGTTCAGCCCCTACATCAAGGAGGCCGTGGCGGTGGGTCAGGACCGGCCCTACGTGGCGGCCATGATCAACATCGACATGGAGAACGTCGGGAAGCTGGCGGAGCGGCGCCAGATCGCCTATACCACCTACACGGACCTCGCCCAGAAGCCCGAGGTCTACGACCTCATCGGGCAGGAGGTGGAGCGGGTGAACCGCGACCTGCCGGAGAGCACGCGCATCCGCAAGTTCGTCCTGCTCCACAAGGAGCTCGACCCCGACGACGAGGAGGTCACGCGCACGCGGAAGGTGCGGCGCAGCTTCGTGGCCAAGAAGTACGCCGAGATCATCGACGCACTCTTCACGGACCGGCCGTCGGTACCGGTGCACACGATCATCACCTACCAGGACGGCCGTCAGGCGACCATGCAGACCGAGCTCGCCATCCGGACGGCCGGCGGCGCCCGCGAGCCCGTGGCGGTGTAG
- a CDS encoding ABC transporter ATP-binding protein, which translates to MSAQVEIRDASKSFGGVQAVSRVSFDVEKGQILSVIGPNGAGKTTLLNCISGVFHPERGHIHLEGEDITRLRPPQIAARGVARTFQNIALFRGMTVVDNLMLGRHLHMTNGVFRSVLYWGPGRREEVAHRKVVEDIVDFLEIEAIRKRPVGSLPYGLQKRVELGRALALHPKVLLLDEPMGGCNHEEKEDMARFILDINDEWGTTMILIEHDMGVVMDISRRVVVLDLGEKIAEGTPAEVKANPLVVKAYLGTKATA; encoded by the coding sequence ATGAGCGCGCAGGTCGAGATCCGCGACGCCTCGAAGTCGTTCGGCGGCGTCCAGGCCGTCTCGCGGGTGAGCTTCGACGTCGAGAAGGGCCAGATCCTCTCGGTCATCGGCCCCAACGGCGCCGGCAAGACGACCCTGCTCAACTGCATCAGCGGCGTGTTCCATCCGGAGCGCGGGCACATCCACCTGGAGGGCGAGGACATCACGCGCCTGCGCCCGCCGCAGATCGCCGCGCGCGGGGTCGCGCGCACGTTCCAGAACATCGCGCTGTTCCGGGGCATGACCGTCGTCGACAACCTGATGCTCGGCCGCCACCTCCACATGACGAACGGCGTGTTCCGATCCGTGCTCTACTGGGGCCCCGGACGGCGGGAGGAGGTCGCCCACCGCAAGGTGGTCGAGGACATCGTCGACTTCCTGGAGATCGAGGCCATCCGGAAGCGGCCGGTCGGCTCGCTGCCGTACGGCCTCCAGAAGCGTGTGGAGCTGGGGCGGGCCCTCGCGCTCCACCCCAAGGTGCTCCTTCTCGACGAGCCGATGGGCGGGTGCAATCACGAGGAGAAGGAGGACATGGCGCGCTTCATCCTCGACATCAACGACGAGTGGGGGACGACGATGATCCTCATCGAGCACGACATGGGCGTCGTGATGGACATCTCCCGCCGGGTCGTCGTGCTCGATCTCGGGGAGAAGATCGCGGAGGGAACGCCCGCCGAGGTGAAGGCGAACCCGCTCGTGGTCAAGGCCTACCTGGGTACCAAGGCGACGGCATAG
- a CDS encoding ABC transporter ATP-binding protein encodes MSAEDPRALLSVNNIEVIYDHVILVLKGVSLRVPEGGIVALLGANGAGKSTTLKAISGLLRTERGDVTKGAVEFQGQAIHRKDPDEVVRRGVVQVMEGRHVFEHLTVEENLLTGAYTRRNGHSTKQDLELVYRYFPRLWERRGSRAGYVSGGEQQMVAIGRALMARPKLMLLDEPSMGLAPMLVKEIFEIVGRLNREEGVAVLLAEQNATIALQIAQHGYVMENGRIVLDGDAKTISENEDIKEFYLGLTGVGQRKSYRDVKHYRRRKRWLS; translated from the coding sequence GTGAGCGCCGAGGACCCCCGGGCGCTGCTGTCGGTCAACAACATCGAGGTGATCTACGACCACGTCATCCTCGTGTTGAAGGGGGTCTCGCTCCGGGTCCCCGAGGGGGGCATCGTCGCCCTCCTCGGGGCCAACGGCGCCGGCAAGAGCACGACCCTGAAGGCGATCTCGGGGCTCCTCCGCACGGAGCGCGGCGACGTCACCAAGGGCGCCGTCGAGTTCCAGGGGCAGGCGATCCACCGCAAGGATCCCGACGAGGTGGTCCGCCGGGGCGTGGTCCAGGTGATGGAGGGGCGGCACGTCTTCGAGCACCTCACGGTGGAGGAGAACCTCCTCACGGGCGCCTACACGCGCCGTAACGGGCACTCGACGAAGCAGGACCTCGAGCTCGTCTACCGCTACTTCCCGCGCCTGTGGGAGCGGCGCGGCTCCCGCGCGGGGTACGTCTCGGGCGGCGAGCAGCAGATGGTCGCGATCGGGCGCGCGCTCATGGCCCGGCCGAAGCTCATGCTGCTCGACGAGCCCTCGATGGGCCTGGCGCCGATGCTCGTGAAGGAGATCTTCGAGATCGTCGGGCGCCTGAACCGCGAGGAGGGCGTCGCCGTGCTGCTCGCCGAGCAGAACGCGACCATCGCGCTCCAGATCGCGCAGCACGGTTACGTGATGGAGAACGGGCGGATCGTGCTGGACGGCGACGCGAAGACGATCAGCGAGAACGAGGACATCAAGGAGTTCTACCTGGGCCTCACGGGCGTCGGGCAGCGGAAGAGCTACCGCGACGTGAAGCACTACCGACGCCGCAAGCGGTGGCTATCATGA